The following coding sequences lie in one Sinorhizobium fredii USDA 257 genomic window:
- a CDS encoding glycoside hydrolase family 25 protein, protein MRLSAAPAIFLTCLVLAGCASSSGPETVLAPRPSREVTSSVAPPAAPVVSVPAAVPSGEVGMAEAPGEPPQELAWAGQVPQPQAFTSMEREAGMPVPMERPVAMVIPDNPAIDDAPRTRSRVYGHRFRDAKPINFGKRSPRKLAVHGVDVSRWQGNIDWERLRTQGANFAYIKATDGGDHLDPMFKKNWRRAQQAGLKRGAYHFFYWCRTAGEQADWFIRNVPREADALPPVIDVEYNGESSCKRRLSPARVREKMQVFMDKLERHYGQRPIIYTAPDFYRDNLRNAFPNHPFWLRAVAAHPSKVYPGRKWVFWQYSGSGLSHGVDGRIDLNVFHGSESEWHNWVAGRST, encoded by the coding sequence ATCTTTCTCACTTGCCTTGTTCTCGCGGGCTGTGCCTCCAGTTCCGGTCCGGAAACAGTTCTCGCGCCGCGGCCATCGCGCGAAGTGACGAGTTCGGTCGCGCCGCCGGCCGCCCCGGTTGTTTCGGTTCCGGCCGCGGTCCCCTCCGGCGAGGTCGGGATGGCCGAAGCGCCAGGCGAACCGCCGCAGGAGCTCGCCTGGGCTGGGCAGGTTCCGCAGCCGCAGGCCTTCACGTCCATGGAGAGGGAAGCCGGCATGCCCGTTCCGATGGAACGGCCGGTCGCGATGGTCATTCCGGACAACCCCGCCATCGACGACGCCCCGCGGACGCGTTCACGCGTCTACGGCCACCGCTTCCGGGACGCCAAGCCGATCAATTTCGGCAAACGATCACCCAGAAAGCTCGCTGTGCACGGCGTCGATGTTTCACGCTGGCAGGGCAATATCGACTGGGAGAGGCTCCGGACGCAGGGGGCGAATTTCGCCTATATCAAAGCGACCGACGGCGGCGACCATCTCGACCCGATGTTCAAGAAGAACTGGCGCCGGGCGCAACAGGCCGGCCTGAAGCGCGGTGCCTACCACTTCTTCTACTGGTGCCGGACGGCCGGCGAACAGGCCGACTGGTTCATCCGCAACGTTCCGCGCGAGGCCGACGCCCTGCCGCCGGTCATCGACGTTGAATACAACGGCGAATCGAGCTGCAAGCGACGCCTCTCGCCGGCGCGAGTGCGGGAGAAGATGCAGGTCTTCATGGACAAGCTGGAGCGGCATTATGGCCAGCGGCCGATCATCTATACGGCGCCGGATTTCTATCGCGACAATCTGAGGAACGCATTCCCCAACCATCCTTTCTGGCTGCGCGCGGTCGCCGCCCACCCGTCAAAGGTCTATCCGGGCCGCAAGTGGGTCTTCTGGCAATATTCCGGCTCCGGCCTGTCGCACGGCGTCGACGGCCGCATAGACCTCAACGTCTTCCACGGCAGCGAGTCCGAATGGCACAACTGGGTGGCGGGGCGATCGACCTGA